From a single Deinococcus humi genomic region:
- a CDS encoding BTAD domain-containing putative transcriptional regulator, whose translation MTLNWRDLTSRRRARVPAVRGALPRPRLQTVMDAARVLLLVAPAGYGKTTALAASLASGTHAWLTLDADDADPQVLAAGLALAAESLPGGAVVAEMLDAGAAPRRVAARVADLLDACGGLLVLDEAQHLGGETGSGGTTGDVLRELLGGGLPGTTAGRLALLSRVPLALPELARLDAAGEVTRLGTPELAFTRQEVGELLRAGGLDPTDAEVRLAHTVTEGWPIAVRFLAQAAVQGRVQLADLADLDGGEAQLGTLFSYLASEVLGPLDSALRAVLTRGSLFEELTAELAREVLGEPDGAALLEALAKGGTFLTRSEQLTGSEGVVYRAHPLLRAHLRGGLTGAEIQALAARGAAYFERTGRPRRALAANLLSGDVARAAALLSVHGAGWLAQGRAGLIERSLGRLPRAVWTPELHALAGDALRLSSRYGEALAEYEQATSLLRALGQVQVALDTVQPDAAWDALTLADSLAPGLPLVQRMRAENLLNAGRLPEALALAPDLRDGARAALRSGDLQRALELALAAARGEAGGARAAQNHREGLLLAAFVYALRGESALAAEHARAGLAEGERLESPFVRSLALARLGHAHMAAGDLDAARASYDHALSLAQPISGRLRVEPLMGLAALAGRAGDAARAAALKTEALSQTGGDGYMAGLLHLAAALGNQVAGAADGTGLDAASAAFQTCGDAFGLACVALARFAAESGEAETAAQAAATYPFLLARRGLFSPVDSASGRARLLARLAQAQPEYQTALTPIAHALGYPALPHLDQTPGFNVRIAVLARVSVTRSHETRVREWGRARARDLLSLLAVHDGGLAREAAQEALFAGADPGVGERNFRVTLHALGQVLEEGAASGVFLERGDWIRLRPGPDLHVDLQAARTLLDTQPGEAGRLDGLLALPSRVADSDLNDVQNEAQRYAARLPDALAAEAEFALNVGEIGNAIRAAERALALDAAHESAAHALMRAWHARGNAAAARRVYEQLRSALDELDLEPLAQTRALGERSRESAMRVSEELTG comes from the coding sequence ATGACCCTCAACTGGCGTGACCTGACCTCGCGGCGGCGGGCGCGGGTGCCAGCGGTTCGCGGCGCGCTGCCCCGGCCCCGCCTGCAAACGGTAATGGACGCGGCGCGCGTGCTGTTGCTGGTAGCCCCGGCTGGCTACGGCAAGACCACCGCGCTGGCCGCGAGCCTGGCGAGCGGAACGCACGCGTGGCTGACCCTGGACGCCGACGACGCCGATCCACAGGTGCTGGCCGCTGGGCTGGCGCTGGCCGCCGAGAGCCTGCCGGGGGGCGCGGTGGTGGCCGAAATGCTGGATGCCGGAGCCGCTCCCCGCCGCGTTGCGGCCCGCGTGGCTGATCTGCTGGACGCCTGCGGCGGCCTGCTGGTGCTGGACGAGGCGCAGCATCTGGGTGGCGAGACAGGGAGCGGCGGGACGACGGGAGATGTGCTCCGCGAGTTGCTGGGCGGAGGCCTCCCGGGCACCACCGCCGGGCGACTGGCGCTACTGTCACGCGTGCCACTGGCCCTCCCCGAACTGGCCCGGCTGGACGCGGCGGGCGAGGTCACCCGACTGGGCACCCCGGAACTCGCCTTCACCCGGCAGGAAGTGGGCGAGCTGCTGCGCGCCGGAGGCCTCGATCCCACCGACGCGGAGGTGCGGCTGGCCCACACGGTCACCGAGGGCTGGCCCATCGCGGTGCGCTTTCTGGCGCAGGCGGCGGTGCAGGGCCGGGTTCAACTGGCCGATTTGGCCGATCTGGACGGCGGCGAGGCGCAGCTGGGGACCCTCTTTTCCTATCTGGCTTCCGAGGTGCTGGGGCCGCTGGATTCCGCCCTGCGCGCGGTGCTGACGCGCGGCAGCCTCTTTGAGGAGCTGACCGCCGAGCTGGCCCGTGAGGTCCTGGGCGAGCCCGACGGCGCGGCGCTGCTGGAGGCGCTGGCGAAGGGCGGCACTTTCCTGACCCGCTCGGAGCAGCTGACCGGTTCAGAGGGTGTGGTCTACCGCGCCCATCCGCTGCTGCGCGCCCATCTGCGCGGCGGACTGACTGGCGCCGAGATTCAAGCGCTGGCCGCGCGCGGGGCGGCGTATTTCGAGCGCACCGGACGGCCCCGTCGGGCGCTGGCGGCGAACCTGCTGTCAGGAGACGTGGCGCGGGCAGCGGCGCTGCTCTCGGTGCACGGCGCGGGCTGGCTGGCGCAGGGTCGGGCCGGGCTGATCGAGCGCAGCCTGGGGCGCCTGCCCCGCGCGGTTTGGACCCCCGAACTACACGCGCTGGCCGGGGACGCCCTACGTCTCTCTTCCCGTTACGGCGAAGCCCTGGCCGAGTACGAACAGGCCACGTCCCTGCTGCGAGCGCTGGGACAGGTGCAGGTGGCGCTGGACACTGTGCAGCCGGACGCCGCCTGGGACGCGCTGACGCTGGCGGACTCGCTTGCTCCGGGCCTGCCACTCGTGCAACGCATGCGCGCCGAGAACCTGCTCAACGCTGGGCGATTGCCTGAAGCGCTGGCACTGGCTCCGGATTTGCGCGACGGCGCACGCGCGGCCCTGCGTTCCGGCGATCTGCAGCGGGCGCTGGAACTGGCGCTGGCGGCGGCCCGTGGCGAGGCGGGCGGCGCGCGGGCGGCCCAGAACCACCGCGAGGGCCTGCTGCTGGCGGCGTTCGTGTACGCGCTGCGCGGCGAAAGCGCTCTGGCCGCCGAACACGCCCGTGCCGGTCTGGCCGAGGGCGAGCGTCTGGAAAGCCCTTTCGTGCGTTCGCTGGCGCTGGCGCGACTGGGGCACGCCCACATGGCAGCGGGAGACCTGGACGCTGCGCGGGCCTCCTACGATCACGCGCTCAGCCTGGCCCAACCCATCTCGGGGCGGCTGCGCGTCGAGCCGCTGATGGGTCTGGCGGCGCTGGCAGGCCGGGCCGGAGACGCGGCGCGGGCGGCGGCGCTGAAGACCGAGGCACTCTCCCAGACGGGGGGCGACGGCTATATGGCTGGACTGCTGCATCTGGCGGCGGCCCTGGGTAATCAGGTGGCGGGCGCCGCAGACGGGACCGGTCTGGATGCAGCCAGTGCAGCATTCCAAACCTGCGGCGACGCCTTCGGACTGGCCTGCGTCGCGCTGGCACGATTTGCAGCTGAGAGCGGCGAGGCGGAAACTGCGGCCCAGGCGGCGGCAACCTACCCTTTCCTGCTGGCCCGGCGCGGCCTGTTCTCACCCGTGGATAGCGCGTCCGGTCGAGCGCGTCTGCTGGCACGGCTGGCGCAGGCGCAGCCTGAATATCAAACTGCCCTGACCCCCATCGCCCACGCGCTGGGCTACCCAGCACTCCCCCACCTCGATCAGACGCCGGGCTTCAACGTCCGGATCGCCGTGCTGGCCCGCGTGTCGGTCACACGCAGCCACGAGACTCGGGTGCGCGAGTGGGGCAGGGCGAGGGCGCGTGATCTGCTCTCGCTCCTCGCGGTTCATGACGGCGGTCTGGCGCGCGAGGCTGCCCAGGAGGCGCTGTTTGCCGGGGCCGATCCCGGCGTGGGCGAGCGCAACTTCCGCGTCACCCTGCACGCGCTGGGGCAGGTGCTGGAGGAGGGCGCAGCCAGCGGGGTGTTTCTGGAACGCGGCGACTGGATTCGCCTGCGGCCTGGCCCCGATCTGCACGTCGATCTGCAGGCCGCCCGCACGCTGCTGGACACCCAGCCCGGAGAGGCCGGACGCCTGGACGGGCTGCTGGCCCTGCCGAGCCGGGTGGCCGACTCCGACCTGAATGACGTGCAGAACGAGGCTCAGCGTTACGCAGCCCGGCTGCCCGACGCCCTGGCCGCCGAGGCGGAATTTGCCCTGAATGTCGGAGAGATCGGGAATGCCATTCGTGCCGCCGAACGAGCCCTGGCCCTGGACGCGGCCCACGAGAGCGCCGCCCACGCCCTGATGCGTGCCTGGCACGCGCGCGGCAACGCTGCCGCCGCGCGCCGCGTCTACGAACAACTCCGCAGCGCCCTGGACGAGCTGGACCTGGAACCGCTGGCGCAGACGCGGGCACTGGGGGAACGGAGCCGGGAGTCAGCCATGCGTGTCAGCGAGGAGCTGACTGGCTAG
- a CDS encoding 3-hydroxybutyrate dehydrogenase, with protein sequence MTTSSEHRTALITGGTGGIGLAVARRFRDDGLRVAVLDLDRPESREIAAQHDLTFIGADLGRREDCRRAVDETVATLGRLDVLVNNAGFQHIAPVADFPEDTWDAMLRVMLTAPFLLSKYAWPYLTSGGQGRIINISSIHGHVASPFKSAYVSAKHGLIGLTRTAALEAGEQGLTVNAICPGYVRTPLVTGQMADQARTRGISIEEVEGRVMLEGAAIKRLLNPEDIAALASYVASPAAWGMTGAVLDIDLGWTAR encoded by the coding sequence ATGACAACCTCATCGGAACACAGAACGGCGCTGATCACGGGCGGCACGGGCGGCATCGGCCTCGCCGTCGCGCGCCGGTTTCGGGATGATGGCCTGCGGGTGGCCGTTCTCGATCTGGATCGGCCTGAAAGCCGGGAGATCGCTGCCCAGCACGACCTGACGTTCATCGGGGCGGATCTGGGTCGGCGTGAGGACTGCCGCCGCGCCGTGGATGAGACAGTGGCCACGCTGGGCCGGCTGGACGTCCTGGTCAACAACGCGGGCTTCCAGCACATCGCCCCGGTGGCCGACTTCCCCGAGGACACCTGGGACGCCATGCTGCGCGTGATGCTGACCGCACCGTTCCTGCTGTCCAAATACGCCTGGCCCTACCTGACGAGTGGCGGTCAGGGCCGCATCATCAACATCTCCAGCATTCACGGCCACGTCGCCAGCCCGTTTAAAAGCGCGTATGTCAGTGCCAAGCACGGGCTCATTGGCCTGACGCGCACGGCGGCGCTGGAGGCAGGCGAGCAGGGCCTGACCGTCAATGCCATCTGCCCCGGCTACGTGCGGACACCGCTGGTCACGGGCCAGATGGCCGATCAGGCACGCACGCGCGGCATCAGTATCGAGGAGGTTGAGGGCCGGGTGATGCTGGAGGGTGCGGCCATCAAGCGATTGCTGAATCCCGAGGACATCGCCGCTCTGGCCAGCTATGTCGCCAGCCCTGCCGCCTGGGGCATGACGGGAGCGGTGCTGGACATTGACCTGGGCTGGACCGCCCGGTAG
- a CDS encoding CAP domain-containing protein, with product MVKRALLLVAALTPLLATSATQAQASPEAQLLARLNQVRAQGVSCPGSGRRPVAGALSFSAPHAQAARLQAGYMSASGRVTHSGQNGSTPRVRAASTGVHATSVTEIVYMGSGLNTEAAMLWWLSSPVHCYWMTERRYTHAGVSLVRGSRGTAYVIVLSSQPK from the coding sequence ATGGTCAAACGCGCGTTGCTGCTCGTCGCCGCCCTGACACCCCTGCTGGCCACGTCCGCCACCCAGGCCCAGGCCAGCCCCGAAGCGCAACTGCTGGCCCGGCTGAATCAGGTCAGGGCGCAGGGCGTGAGCTGTCCGGGCAGCGGGCGACGTCCCGTGGCGGGTGCCTTGAGCTTTAGCGCCCCCCACGCCCAGGCTGCCCGCCTGCAGGCCGGATACATGAGCGCTTCCGGGCGCGTGACCCACAGCGGGCAAAACGGCAGCACCCCCCGCGTCCGGGCGGCCAGCACCGGTGTTCACGCCACCAGCGTTACCGAGATCGTGTACATGGGTTCGGGCCTCAATACAGAGGCTGCCATGCTCTGGTGGCTGAGCAGTCCGGTCCATTGTTACTGGATGACCGAGCGGCGCTACACCCACGCCGGGGTAAGCCTGGTGCGGGGTTCGCGCGGCACGGCGTACGTGATCGTGCTGAGCAGCCAGCCGAAGTAG
- a CDS encoding M3 family metallopeptidase, whose amino-acid sequence MNPSSVMTENPLLNVGFRVPFDQIRPEHAESAVDSLLAEAREKLERLAESGERQFKNFMADLDTLTERLSTVTTIVHHLDGVVSSPEWTAAKLAILPKTSEFYTNLSLHPGLWKALKAFAATDDARGLDPVRARHLKLTIDNFKREGADLEEADKARLLELNTRLARVTSDFGKNVLDATAAYELYVGGDRLAGVPQRVKDATREDARAHGRDGHRLTLHQPITTPLMTYADDRELRRELWEAQQQVGKQDGRDNRPLVKEILQLRRQKANLLGFANFADYVLQDRMAGGGQTALNFERDLEARTRPAYERENEQLEAFYREHAGADAPALEAWDVTYWAEKQRQAQYDFDEEALRPYFPLDNVLNGVFEITRRVFGASVKEAQAPGWHPEVRYYDIHAEDGTHVASFYTDWFPRDTKRAGAWMNGFITGGPREGGVDPHLGLMCGNMTPPGKDTPALLSIREVETVFHEFGHLLHHAMSRVPVKSLSGTRVAWDFVELPSQIMENWVMEREALDLFARHYQTGEALPQNLFDKMVAARNYRAANTAMRQYSFGATDLMLHVEYDPGSDADPVALARDSMARFVPFQLPDDYSMVAAFSHLFSSPVGYGAGYYSYKWAEVLDADAFSRFASEGIFNRETGRAFVDSVLSRGGGEDPAQLYREFMGRDPDADALLRRSGLLPA is encoded by the coding sequence ATGAATCCATCAAGCGTCATGACGGAGAACCCGCTGCTTAACGTGGGTTTCCGTGTACCTTTCGATCAGATCAGGCCCGAACATGCCGAGAGCGCTGTGGACTCCTTGCTGGCCGAGGCGCGGGAAAAACTGGAACGCCTGGCCGAATCCGGCGAACGGCAGTTCAAGAACTTCATGGCCGATCTGGATACCCTCACGGAGCGGCTTAGCACCGTGACCACCATCGTCCATCACCTTGACGGCGTGGTCAGCAGTCCCGAGTGGACGGCGGCCAAGCTGGCGATCCTGCCCAAGACCAGCGAGTTCTACACCAATCTCAGCCTGCACCCGGGCCTGTGGAAGGCGCTCAAGGCATTTGCCGCAACGGACGATGCCAGGGGGCTCGACCCGGTCCGCGCCCGGCACCTCAAACTGACCATTGACAACTTCAAGCGCGAGGGCGCAGACCTGGAGGAAGCCGACAAGGCGCGGTTGCTGGAGCTGAACACCCGTCTGGCCCGCGTGACCAGCGACTTCGGCAAGAACGTGCTGGACGCCACCGCCGCCTACGAGCTGTACGTGGGCGGGGACCGGCTGGCAGGCGTGCCGCAGCGCGTCAAGGACGCCACTCGCGAGGATGCCCGGGCGCATGGCAGGGACGGCCACCGCCTGACCCTGCACCAGCCGATCACCACGCCGCTGATGACCTACGCCGATGACCGCGAGTTGCGCCGTGAACTGTGGGAGGCCCAGCAGCAGGTGGGCAAACAGGATGGACGCGACAACCGGCCACTGGTCAAGGAGATCCTTCAGCTGCGCCGTCAGAAGGCCAACCTGCTGGGCTTTGCCAACTTCGCCGATTACGTGTTGCAGGACCGCATGGCCGGCGGCGGACAGACGGCCCTGAACTTCGAGCGCGACCTGGAAGCCCGCACCCGTCCCGCCTACGAGCGCGAGAACGAGCAGCTGGAAGCCTTCTACCGTGAGCACGCTGGAGCCGACGCTCCCGCACTGGAAGCCTGGGACGTAACGTACTGGGCCGAGAAGCAGCGTCAGGCCCAGTACGATTTCGATGAGGAGGCCCTGCGCCCGTACTTCCCCCTCGACAACGTGCTCAACGGCGTGTTTGAGATCACCCGCCGCGTGTTCGGCGCGTCGGTGAAGGAGGCGCAGGCCCCCGGCTGGCACCCGGAGGTGCGCTACTACGACATTCACGCCGAGGACGGCACGCACGTCGCCTCCTTCTACACCGACTGGTTCCCTCGCGACACCAAGCGCGCCGGGGCCTGGATGAACGGCTTCATCACCGGCGGCCCACGTGAAGGAGGGGTGGACCCCCACCTGGGGCTGATGTGCGGCAATATGACCCCTCCCGGCAAGGACACGCCCGCACTGCTGTCGATCCGCGAGGTGGAAACGGTGTTCCACGAATTCGGCCACCTGTTGCACCACGCCATGTCGCGCGTGCCAGTCAAGTCGCTGAGCGGCACGCGCGTGGCCTGGGACTTCGTGGAACTGCCCAGCCAGATCATGGAGAACTGGGTGATGGAGCGCGAGGCCCTGGATCTGTTTGCCCGCCACTACCAGACCGGTGAGGCGCTGCCCCAGAACCTCTTCGACAAGATGGTGGCCGCCCGCAACTACCGCGCCGCGAACACCGCCATGCGCCAGTACTCCTTCGGCGCAACGGATCTGATGTTGCACGTCGAGTACGATCCGGGCAGTGACGCCGACCCCGTGGCCCTGGCCCGCGACAGCATGGCCCGCTTCGTGCCGTTCCAGCTGCCGGACGACTACTCGATGGTGGCCGCCTTCAGCCATCTGTTCAGCAGCCCCGTGGGCTACGGGGCCGGCTATTACAGCTACAAGTGGGCCGAGGTGCTCGACGCAGACGCCTTCTCGCGTTTCGCCAGCGAGGGGATTTTCAACCGCGAGACGGGCCGCGCCTTCGTGGACAGCGTCCTGAGCCGGGGCGGCGGCGAGGACCCCGCGCAGCTGTACCGCGAGTTCATGGGCCGCGATCCCGACGCGGACGCCCTGCTGCGCCGCAGCGGCCTGCTGCCCGCGTAA
- a CDS encoding cation:proton antiporter, which produces MELGQLFLELGGVIMLLALVGRAAGRLGITPIPLYLLAGIALGAFMSLGNAPEEFIHTGAEIGAVLLLFTLGLEYTSEELSGNLKANGQIGLIDLALNFTPGLIAGVLLGFTPLAAVLLGGVTYLTSSGIASKILRDFGRLGNRETPLILAVCVIEDVVMAAYLPVVAALLIGGTLVAVGVNLLVALAAFGLAFFLALRYGHVLSRVMNVPSDEALLLGVLGLVLVVAGVADQLKVSAAIGAFLVGIALSGEVAERARRQVEPLRDLFAAVFFVFFGLQLNLSEVPGVLLPALLLTVVTGATKFAVGWIGAARAGVQIRGRFRAGTTLIPRGEFSILIAGLGLSLAPSLGPLAAVYVLLTAILGPVLSRFDAQLAPLLDRKKPEKSAAAPGRT; this is translated from the coding sequence GTGGAACTCGGCCAACTTTTTCTGGAACTGGGCGGCGTGATCATGTTGCTGGCCCTGGTGGGCCGCGCTGCCGGGCGGCTGGGCATCACGCCCATCCCGCTATATCTGCTCGCGGGGATCGCTCTAGGTGCGTTCATGTCACTGGGCAACGCACCCGAAGAATTCATCCACACCGGCGCGGAGATCGGAGCGGTGCTGCTGCTCTTTACGCTGGGGCTGGAATACACCAGCGAGGAGCTTAGCGGCAACCTCAAGGCCAATGGCCAGATCGGCCTCATTGATTTGGCCCTCAATTTCACGCCGGGTCTGATCGCGGGTGTCCTGCTGGGGTTCACACCCTTGGCCGCCGTGTTACTGGGCGGCGTGACCTACCTGACCTCCAGCGGAATCGCCAGCAAGATCCTGCGCGACTTCGGGCGGCTGGGCAATCGCGAGACCCCGCTGATCCTGGCCGTCTGCGTGATCGAGGACGTGGTGATGGCCGCCTACCTGCCGGTGGTGGCCGCGCTGCTGATCGGCGGGACACTGGTGGCGGTGGGTGTGAACCTGCTGGTGGCGCTGGCGGCTTTCGGGCTGGCCTTCTTTCTGGCGCTGCGTTACGGCCATGTTCTGAGCCGCGTGATGAATGTTCCCAGCGATGAAGCCCTGCTGCTGGGCGTACTGGGCCTGGTGCTGGTGGTGGCGGGCGTGGCGGATCAACTCAAGGTCAGCGCGGCCATCGGCGCGTTTCTGGTGGGTATCGCTCTGTCTGGTGAGGTGGCTGAGCGGGCGCGGCGACAGGTCGAGCCGCTGCGCGATCTGTTTGCCGCCGTGTTCTTCGTGTTCTTCGGCTTGCAGCTGAATCTGTCCGAGGTGCCGGGTGTGCTGCTGCCTGCCCTCCTTCTGACCGTTGTCACCGGGGCCACCAAATTCGCGGTGGGCTGGATCGGCGCAGCCCGCGCAGGCGTGCAGATTCGCGGACGCTTTCGCGCCGGAACCACCCTGATTCCGCGCGGCGAGTTCAGCATTCTGATCGCTGGGCTGGGGCTGAGCCTGGCCCCCAGCCTGGGCCCGCTGGCCGCCGTTTACGTTCTGCTGACTGCCATCCTGGGGCCGGTGCTGTCACGCTTCGATGCACAGCTTGCGCCGCTGCTGGACAGGAAAAAGCCGGAAAAGAGTGCTGCCGCCCCGGGACGCACATGA
- a CDS encoding cation:proton antiporter regulatory subunit, with product MVKLDETPLPGVGVRYDFDGRFGKRVGVITHRDGRRELFVSLKEDPDACAQSIVLAEDEAEVVSDLMGGSTVTRRLAQSMQDIEGLAMDWLPLAATTPFDGQPLGSTMLRTRTGASIVAIIRGGGAIPAPGPEFILRAGDTVVVVGTAGGVVRAARLLNGEQDEKELVKTL from the coding sequence ATGGTGAAGCTGGACGAAACCCCCTTGCCCGGCGTGGGCGTGCGCTATGACTTCGACGGGCGCTTCGGCAAACGCGTGGGTGTGATCACGCACCGCGACGGCCGCCGTGAGCTGTTCGTCTCCCTGAAAGAAGATCCCGACGCCTGTGCCCAGAGCATCGTGCTGGCTGAGGACGAGGCGGAAGTGGTCTCGGACCTGATGGGTGGCAGCACTGTGACCCGCCGTCTGGCCCAGAGCATGCAGGATATCGAGGGTCTGGCGATGGACTGGCTGCCGCTGGCGGCCACAACGCCGTTTGACGGCCAGCCGCTGGGCAGCACCATGTTGCGCACGCGCACCGGGGCCAGCATCGTGGCGATCATCCGTGGCGGCGGAGCCATTCCTGCGCCGGGGCCGGAGTTCATCCTGCGCGCCGGGGACACGGTGGTGGTGGTCGGCACAGCTGGCGGGGTGGTGCGCGCGGCCCGGCTGCTGAACGGAGAGCAGGACGAGAAGGAATTGGTCAAGACCCTGTAA